In Acidimicrobiales bacterium, one genomic interval encodes:
- a CDS encoding sulfocyanin-like copper-binding protein, whose protein sequence is MALLGPTAVVLATVAAGCGSPAAKPYLSSKILTVDDETQTVHLDLVAAETDGSNGFNFDGYGHGELRVSVPKGWTVDVTCTNASTAFTHSCAVVAGELGRIVSPTGGAVAFHGATIADAVSGCGYGTTETFSFVASAVGIYRIACLVVGHEADGMWDWFVVTGGGSPSVRTSTHALSPRG, encoded by the coding sequence ATGGCGCTGCTCGGCCCGACAGCGGTTGTGCTCGCCACGGTCGCGGCAGGGTGCGGGTCGCCCGCGGCGAAGCCGTACCTGTCCTCGAAGATCCTGACCGTTGACGACGAGACCCAGACCGTCCACCTCGACCTCGTCGCAGCCGAGACGGACGGTTCTAACGGCTTCAACTTCGACGGGTATGGCCACGGCGAGCTGCGCGTGTCGGTGCCAAAGGGCTGGACCGTCGACGTCACCTGCACCAACGCGTCGACTGCGTTCACCCACTCCTGCGCTGTCGTCGCCGGCGAGCTGGGTCGGATCGTTTCGCCGACCGGCGGCGCGGTTGCCTTTCATGGTGCGACGATTGCGGACGCGGTGAGCGGGTGCGGGTACGGCACGACGGAGACCTTCAGCTTCGTGGCGTCTGCCGTTGGCATCTACCGCATCGCGTGCCTCGTCGTGGGCCATGAGGCCGATGGGATGTGGGACTGGTTCGTCGTGACAGGTGGCGGGAGCCCGTCGGTGAGGACGAGCACGCACGCCCTCTCGCCCCGAGGCTGA